One segment of Perognathus longimembris pacificus isolate PPM17 chromosome 26, ASM2315922v1, whole genome shotgun sequence DNA contains the following:
- the Ccr3 gene encoding C-C chemokine receptor type 3, with protein METYTADMDTWPGAMGTTPYDYTWALPCEKINFKAQAARLLPPVYSLVFILGLLGNMVVVVILIKYKRLSILTNIYLLNLAFSDLLFLFTLPFWAHYAMWGEWVLGSILCKMISGCYYLGLYGEIFFILLLTVDRYLAIVHAVFALRTRTVTFGLVTSIVTWGLAGLAAFPEFIFHDFQGTPSESICSHCYPEGQEERWKYFHALRMNILGLALPLSTMIICYSGIVRTLLRCPSKKKCKAIRLIVLITLVFFVFWAPYNLLLLLSVLQGVLWENSCEKSQQLDVALQVTEAIAHTHCCVNPVIYAFVGERFRKYLRHFFQKHVLSHVGNYIPFLPGEKLERSSSLSPSTGDLELSAVF; from the coding sequence ATGGAGACCTACACAGCTGACATGGACACTTGGCCCGGGGCCATGGGGACAACTCCTTATGACTACACCTGGGCTTTGCCCTGTGAGAAAATCAACTTCAAGGCTCAGGCGGCTCGGCTCCTGCCCCCGGTCTATTCTCTGGTGTTCATCTTGGGCCTGTTGGGAaatatggtggtggtggtgattctcATCAAATACAAGAGGCTCAGCATCCTGACCAACATCTACCTGCTCAACTTGGCCTTTTCCGACTTGCTCTTCCTCTTCACGCTTCCTTTCTGGGCCCACTACGCCATGTGGGGTGAATGGGTGTTGGGGAGCATCCTATGTAAGATGATCTCCGGGTGTTATTACCTGGGCCTGTACGGCGAGATCTTCTTCATCCTCCTGCTCACCGTCGACAGGTACCTGGCCATCGTCCACGCCGTGTTTGCCCTGCGGACCCGGACGGTGACGTTTGGCCTTGTCACCAGCATCGTCACCTggggcctggctgggctggcgGCCTTCCCCGAGTTCATCTTCCACGATTTCCAAGGGACCCCGAGCGAGTCCATCTGCAGCCATTGCTACCCAGAGGGCCAGGAAGAACGCTGGAAGTACTTCCACGCTCTGAGGATGAACATCTTGGGTCTCGCGCTCCCCCTCTCCACCATGATCATCTGCTACTCCGGCATCGTGAGAACACTGCTCAGGTGCCCCAGCAAGAAGAAATGCAAGGCCATCCGCCTCATCGTCCTCATCACGCTGGTCTTCTTTGTGTTCTGGGCTCCGTAcaacctccttctcctcctctcggTGCTTCAAGGCGTCTTGTGGGAGAACAGCTGTGAGAAGAGCCAACAGCTGGATGTGGCCCTGCAGGTGACCGAAGCGATCGCCCACACCCACTGCTGCGTCAACCCGGTCATCTACGCCTTCGTGGGCGAGAGGTTCCGGAAATACCTGCGCCATTTTTTCCAGAAGCACGTGTTGAGTCACGTGGGGAAttatattcccttccttcctggggAGAAACTGGAAAGGAGTAGCTCACTTTCCCCCTCCACGGGGGATCTGGAACTCTCCGCTGTGTTTTAG
- the Ccr2 gene encoding C-C chemokine receptor type 2, protein MSSETPPSAGNITGGFEEATTTYDYDYSEPCHKADVRRVGARLLPPLYALVFVCGVLGNTLVVLTLIHCKKLRSMTDIYLLNLAVSDLLFLLTLPFWAHYAAAGEWIFGDVLCKLLTGVYYSGYFGGVFFIVLLTVDRYLAIVHAVFALKARTVTFGLVTGAIAWVVALLASLPGIGFTRLQEEDAHDSCGPYFPLAWRPFHTIMRNILSLVLPLLVMVICYSGILHTLLRCRNEKKRHRAVRLIFVIMVVYFLFWAPYNIVLFLTTFQEFFGLSECKKASHLDQAMQVTETLGMTHCCINPIIYAFVGEKFRRYLAIFFRRHVAKHLCRQCPVFYGEAADRASSACTPSTGEQEISAGL, encoded by the coding sequence ATGTCCTCTGAGACCCCTCCCTCGGCGGGAAACATCACGGGGGGCTTCGAAGAAGCCACCACGACCTACGACTACGACTACAGCGAGCCGTGCCACAAAGCGGACGTGAGGCGGGTGGGAGCCCGGCTCCTCCCCCCCCTCTACGCCCTGGTGTTCGTGTGCGGCGTGCTGGGGAACACGCTGGTGGTGCTGACCCTGATCCACTGCAAGAAGCTGAGGAGCATGACCGACATCTACCTGCTCAACCTGGCCGTCTCcgacctcctcttcctcctcacgcTCCCCTTCTGGGCTCACTACGCCGCGGCCGGGGAGTGGATCTTTGGGGATGTCCTGTGTAAGCTCCTCACCGGGGTGTATTATTCTGGCTATTTCGGCGGCGTCTTCTTCATCGTCCTCCTCACCGTCGATCGGTACCTGGCGATCGTGCACGCCGTGTTCGCCTTGAAAGCCAGGACGGTCACCTTCGGGCTGGTGACCGGCGCGATCGCTTGGGTCGTGGCCCTGCTGGCGTCTCTGCCCGGGATCGGCTTTACGAGACTCCAGGAGGAAGACGCCCACGACAGCTGTGGCCCTTACTTCCCCTTAGCGTGGAGGCCTTTCCACACCATCATGAGAAACATCCTGAGCCTCGTCTTGCCCCTGCTGGTCATGGTGATCTGCTACTCGGGCATCCTCCACACGCTGCTGCGGTGTCGGAACGAGAAGAAGAGACACAGGGCCGTGAGGCTGATCTTCGTCATCATGGTGGTCTACTTCTTGTTCTGGGCCCCCTATAACATCGTGCTGTTCCTCACCACGTTCCAGGAATTCTTCGGCCTGAGCGAGTGTAAGAAAGCCAGCCACCTGGACCAGGCCATGCAGGTGACGGAGACCCTGGGGATGACGCACTGCTGCATCAACCCCATCATCTACGCCTTCGTGGGGGAGAAGTTCCGGAGGTATCTCGCCATCTTCTTCCGGAGACACGTCGCCAAACACCTCTGCAGACAGTGTCCAGTGTTCTACGGGGAGGCGGCAGATCGCGCCAGCTCGGCCTGCACGCCCTCCACGGGGGAGCAGGAGATCTCCGCGGGGTTGTAA